A genomic stretch from Anabaena sphaerica FACHB-251 includes:
- a CDS encoding phosphoketolase family protein, with protein sequence MTLASTPQTKPLTDTELQKINAYWRAANYLSVGQIYLLDNPLLREPLKQEHVKPRLLGHWGTTPGLNFIYVHLNRVIKKYDLSTIYIAGPGHGGPGLVANTYLEGTYSEYYPNITRDAGGMQKLFKQFSFPGGIPSHVAPETPGSIHEGGELGYALVHAYGAAFDNPDLIVAAVVGDGEAETGALATSWHSNKFLNPVTDGAVLPILHLNGYKIANPTVLARLPHDELESLFIGYGYKPYFVEGSDPADVHQQMAATLDTIIQEIQGIQREARVHGFKKRPQWPMIILRTPKGWTGPKEVDGKKTEDYWRSHQVPFGDIAGKPEHLRLLETWMQSYKPEELFDANGTLLPELAELAPKGQRRMGDNPHANGGILLRDLIMPDFCNYAVEVPEPGKAIAEATKVSGKFLRDIMKLNEESRNFRVFGPDETASNRLDPVLEVTDRTWVAETLPEDDHLSPNGRVMEMLSETNCQGWLEGYLLTGRHGFFSCYEAFIHIIDSMFNQHAKWLKTTREIPWRRPISSLNYLLTSHVWRQDHNGFSHQDPGFIDHVMNKKSEIIRVYLPPDANTLLSVTDHCLRSRHYVNVIVAGKQPALQYLDMDAAIKHCTKGLGIWEWASSDMDGEPDVVMACAGDIPTLETLAAVDILRQHFPDLKVRVVNVVNLMKLQPQSEHPHGLSSKDFDTIFTTDKPIIFAFHGYPWLIHRLTYRHTNHKNLHVRGYKEEGTTTTPFDMVVMNDLDRFHLVMDVIDRVPKLGSKAAYVKQKLQDTLIEHKHYIEKHGEDMPEIRDWKWPY encoded by the coding sequence ACACAGAATTACAGAAAATAAACGCTTATTGGCGTGCAGCCAACTATCTCTCAGTCGGACAAATATATCTACTAGATAACCCCCTACTGAGAGAACCCCTCAAACAAGAACACGTCAAACCCCGACTTTTAGGACACTGGGGAACCACACCCGGACTAAACTTCATCTACGTCCACCTCAACCGCGTCATTAAAAAATACGACCTCAGCACAATTTACATTGCTGGACCCGGACATGGTGGACCCGGACTTGTTGCCAACACCTACTTAGAAGGAACTTATAGCGAATATTACCCCAACATCACCCGAGATGCTGGAGGGATGCAAAAACTTTTTAAACAGTTCTCCTTCCCTGGGGGTATTCCTAGCCACGTCGCCCCAGAAACCCCTGGTTCCATTCACGAAGGGGGAGAACTCGGCTATGCTTTAGTTCACGCTTATGGTGCTGCTTTTGATAACCCTGATTTAATTGTTGCTGCAGTTGTTGGTGATGGGGAAGCAGAAACCGGCGCTTTAGCCACTAGTTGGCATTCTAACAAATTCCTCAACCCCGTTACCGATGGCGCAGTTTTACCAATTCTGCATTTGAATGGGTATAAAATTGCCAATCCTACAGTATTAGCACGGTTGCCCCATGATGAACTAGAAAGCCTCTTTATCGGCTATGGCTATAAACCTTACTTTGTGGAAGGTTCTGATCCTGCGGATGTTCACCAACAAATGGCAGCAACATTAGATACAATCATTCAAGAAATTCAAGGTATCCAAAGAGAAGCGCGGGTGCATGGGTTCAAAAAACGCCCGCAATGGCCGATGATTATTTTGAGAACTCCTAAAGGTTGGACAGGACCCAAGGAAGTAGACGGGAAGAAAACAGAAGATTATTGGCGATCGCACCAAGTCCCCTTTGGTGATATAGCTGGTAAACCGGAACATCTGCGACTATTGGAAACCTGGATGCAGAGTTACAAACCCGAAGAACTCTTTGACGCAAACGGTACGCTTCTTCCCGAACTCGCAGAACTCGCACCTAAAGGTCAGCGTCGCATGGGAGACAACCCTCACGCTAACGGCGGAATTTTGCTGCGTGATTTAATCATGCCTGATTTTTGCAACTATGCTGTAGAAGTACCCGAACCTGGTAAAGCGATCGCTGAAGCTACTAAAGTTAGTGGTAAGTTCCTGCGGGATATCATGAAACTGAACGAGGAAAGCCGTAACTTCCGCGTTTTCGGTCCTGATGAAACCGCATCCAACCGCCTAGATCCAGTATTAGAAGTTACTGACCGCACTTGGGTGGCGGAAACTCTCCCCGAAGATGACCATTTATCACCTAATGGTCGGGTCATGGAAATGCTGAGTGAAACCAACTGTCAAGGATGGTTAGAAGGATATCTGCTTACAGGTCGTCATGGTTTCTTCTCTTGTTATGAAGCATTTATTCATATCATTGATTCCATGTTTAACCAACACGCCAAATGGTTAAAAACGACTCGTGAAATTCCCTGGAGAAGACCAATTTCTTCCTTAAATTATCTGCTAACTTCCCACGTTTGGCGACAAGATCATAACGGTTTTTCTCACCAAGATCCTGGTTTTATTGATCATGTCATGAACAAAAAATCAGAAATTATTCGCGTCTATCTTCCCCCCGATGCTAACACTTTGTTATCAGTTACCGACCACTGTTTAAGAAGCCGTCATTATGTCAATGTGATAGTAGCTGGGAAACAACCAGCATTACAATATTTAGACATGGATGCAGCCATTAAACACTGTACCAAAGGTTTAGGTATTTGGGAATGGGCCAGCAGTGACATGGATGGGGAACCTGATGTAGTTATGGCTTGCGCTGGGGATATTCCTACTTTGGAAACCTTAGCAGCAGTGGATATTTTGCGTCAGCATTTCCCAGATTTAAAAGTGCGGGTAGTGAACGTAGTTAATTTGATGAAACTACAACCACAAAGTGAACATCCCCACGGTTTAAGCAGCAAAGATTTTGATACAATTTTCACAACTGATAAACCAATTATCTTTGCTTTTCATGGTTATCCTTGGTTAATTCATCGCCTTACATATCGTCATACTAACCACAAAAATCTTCATGTTCGTGGTTATAAAGAAGAAGGAACAACAACTACACCTTTTGACATGGTGGTGATGAATGATTTAGATAGATTCCATTTAGTCATGGATGTAATTGACCGTGTACCCAAATTAGGTTCTAAAGCTGCTTATGTGAAACAAAAATTACAAGATACATTGATTGAACATAAGCATTACATTGAGAAACATGGCGAAGATATGCCAGAAATTCGCGATTGGAAGTGGCCTTATTAG
- the sbcD gene encoding exonuclease subunit SbcD encodes MIKILHLSDIHIGSGFSHGRINPATGLNTRLEDFVNTLSLCIDRALSEPVDMVIFGGDAFPDATPPPYVQEAFASQFRRLVDADIPTVLLVGNHDLHSQGVGGASLNIYRTLGVPGFVVGDKLTTHHIQTRSGMVQIITLPWLTRSALMTRKETAGLSMAEVNQMLTEKLEVVLEGEIRKLDPDVPTVLLAHLMADNAMLGAERLLAVGKGFTLPLSLLTRPCFDYVALGHVHCHQNLNKSNDPPVIYPGSIERVDFSEEKEDKGYVMVEVERGKVEWEFCSLPVRTFRTIEVDLSKSDDPQAVLFKAIAKYDLQDTVVRLIYKLRSEQLDLIDNSSVHSALSAAHTYTIQPELVSQLAKPRIPELSASSSIDPMEALKTYLNNREDLKDIAASMLEAAQNLLGDDGEIWLESVVENI; translated from the coding sequence ATGATCAAAATCCTACACCTTTCAGATATCCACATAGGAAGCGGTTTCTCCCACGGCCGCATTAACCCCGCTACCGGCTTAAATACACGATTAGAAGATTTTGTCAATACTCTATCTTTGTGTATTGATCGCGCCTTATCAGAACCAGTAGATATGGTGATATTTGGCGGTGATGCCTTCCCTGATGCTACACCCCCACCCTACGTACAAGAAGCCTTTGCTAGTCAATTTCGCCGTCTCGTAGATGCTGATATTCCTACGGTTTTGTTAGTTGGAAATCATGACTTACATTCCCAAGGTGTGGGCGGTGCGAGTTTAAATATTTACCGGACTTTAGGTGTACCGGGGTTTGTGGTCGGTGATAAGTTGACAACTCACCACATCCAAACTCGTAGCGGAATGGTGCAAATAATTACACTTCCTTGGTTGACTCGTTCGGCTTTGATGACTCGCAAAGAAACTGCGGGTTTATCTATGGCTGAAGTTAATCAAATGTTAACGGAAAAGTTAGAAGTGGTTTTAGAAGGGGAAATTAGAAAACTTGACCCGGATGTACCTACAGTGCTTTTGGCACATTTGATGGCTGATAACGCTATGTTGGGTGCGGAACGTTTATTAGCTGTGGGTAAGGGTTTTACTTTGCCGTTATCTTTACTGACGCGGCCTTGTTTTGATTATGTGGCTTTGGGTCACGTTCACTGTCACCAGAATTTAAATAAATCCAATGACCCACCGGTTATTTATCCGGGTAGTATTGAACGGGTGGATTTTAGTGAAGAGAAAGAAGATAAGGGTTATGTGATGGTGGAAGTAGAACGGGGGAAGGTGGAGTGGGAATTTTGCTCTTTACCTGTTCGCACTTTCCGCACGATTGAGGTAGATTTATCTAAAAGTGATGATCCGCAAGCAGTATTATTTAAAGCGATCGCAAAATATGATCTTCAAGATACCGTAGTCCGGCTCATTTACAAACTGCGTTCTGAACAGCTAGATTTAATTGATAATTCATCTGTCCATAGTGCTTTAAGTGCAGCCCATACTTACACTATTCAACCAGAATTAGTTAGTCAGTTAGCTAAACCCCGTATTCCTGAATTAAGCGCCAGTAGCAGTATTGACCCGATGGAAGCCTTAAAAACCTATTTAAATAATCGGGAAGATTTAAAAGATATCGCTGCATCTATGTTGGAAGCTGCACAAAACTTATTAGGCGATGATGGAGAAATTTGGTTAGAGTCTGTTGTAGAAAATATCTAG
- the cysH gene encoding phosphoadenosine phosphosulfate reductase → MTVSTAFDLDRLNQQFETATPKQILAWSIENIPTGLVQTSAFNVDDLVITHILYTELKHPVPVIFLDTLYHFPQTLELVAKAKDIYNLDLQTYKTPDVDTREAFAAKFGEALWDKNIAEFHQITKIEPLLRGLDELKTVAWITGRRRDQAITRANMPIFELDNLGRLKVNPIAAWTRKDSWAYVAEHKVIYNPLHDQGYPSIGDEPITTKVADGEDERAGRWRGSEKTECGIHI, encoded by the coding sequence ATGACAGTTTCCACCGCTTTTGACTTAGATCGTTTAAATCAGCAATTTGAAACCGCCACTCCTAAACAAATCCTAGCATGGTCTATCGAGAACATCCCCACAGGACTGGTACAAACTAGCGCCTTTAACGTCGATGACTTGGTAATTACTCATATTCTCTATACTGAACTCAAGCATCCAGTTCCTGTTATCTTTCTCGATACCTTGTATCACTTCCCCCAAACCTTGGAACTAGTTGCTAAAGCTAAAGACATCTACAACCTAGATTTACAAACTTATAAAACTCCAGATGTAGATACCCGCGAAGCCTTTGCTGCTAAGTTTGGTGAAGCACTGTGGGATAAAAATATTGCTGAATTCCACCAAATTACAAAAATTGAACCACTGTTACGGGGTTTAGACGAATTAAAAACCGTCGCTTGGATTACAGGCCGTCGTCGTGACCAAGCTATTACCCGTGCGAATATGCCTATATTTGAATTAGATAATCTGGGAAGATTGAAAGTAAATCCCATTGCAGCTTGGACCCGCAAAGATAGCTGGGCTTATGTAGCTGAACATAAAGTAATTTACAATCCTCTCCATGACCAAGGTTATCCTAGCATTGGTGACGAACCTATTACCACCAAAGTAGCTGACGGTGAAGACGAACGCGCAGGACGTTGGAGAGGAAGCGAAAAAACTGAGTGTGGTATTCACATTTAG
- a CDS encoding APC family permease, translating into MSFYPQFKQFFLGKSLPTSAHSEERLSNAAALAVLSSDALSSVAYATEEILLVLVAAGSGALGLSVPIAIAIIALLAIVVLSYRQTIRAYPQGGGSYIVARENLGLYPGLVAGGSLMIDYILTVTVSISAGTAALTSAIPALQSHTVLLCLLFIFLLMLANLRGVKESGQIFMIPTYAFIASIFLLIGIGLFKYYTGQVITEYPSIPVTEGLSLFFILRAFAAGCTALTGVEAISDGVLAFKPPEWKNARLTLLYLGIILGLMFVGISYLANIYHIVPEEGQTVVSLLGRQILGTGLVYYFVQIVTLLVLLLAANTSYADFPRLCYFLARDGFLPRQLSLLGDRLVYSNGIVLLSVCAGILVIIFKGQVNAVIPLYAVGVFTSFTLSQAGMVRHWFNEQTGSWRASAVMNGLGAIATFVVLLVIISTKFLLGAWLVVIAIPVVVSLFAAIHRHYQYVAQRLSIQGIAPRSYIPRPKPEVITHPAVVVVGQLNRGTVEALDYARTIADEIVAVHVDMGATDRDKLQEKWRNLEADIPLHIIDSPYRSVIEPIVNFVSQFEERHPDVFTTIIIPAFVTRNWWDGILHNQTTLFLKNALRAKKSRVITTVRYYL; encoded by the coding sequence ATGTCCTTCTATCCCCAGTTTAAGCAATTTTTTCTCGGTAAATCCCTACCAACTAGCGCCCATAGCGAAGAGCGATTAAGTAACGCTGCTGCTTTGGCGGTTCTTTCTTCTGATGCACTCTCTTCTGTTGCGTATGCGACTGAGGAGATTTTACTGGTTTTAGTAGCAGCAGGAAGTGGTGCGCTGGGTTTGTCTGTGCCGATCGCTATCGCAATTATCGCACTACTGGCAATAGTTGTACTTTCCTATCGCCAAACTATTCGGGCTTATCCTCAAGGTGGTGGGTCGTACATTGTCGCTAGGGAAAATCTGGGTTTGTATCCAGGTCTGGTGGCTGGTGGTTCGTTGATGATTGACTATATTTTGACTGTAACTGTCAGTATATCTGCTGGTACAGCCGCTTTGACATCAGCAATTCCGGCTCTGCAATCTCACACAGTGCTTTTGTGTTTGCTTTTTATCTTTTTGTTAATGCTGGCAAATCTCAGAGGTGTGAAGGAATCAGGCCAAATATTCATGATTCCTACCTATGCCTTTATTGCTAGTATTTTTCTGCTGATTGGCATTGGTTTGTTTAAATATTACACTGGGCAAGTTATTACAGAATATCCATCAATTCCTGTGACTGAAGGATTGAGTTTGTTTTTCATTTTACGAGCCTTTGCGGCTGGATGTACAGCATTGACGGGAGTAGAAGCAATATCTGATGGGGTGTTAGCTTTTAAACCTCCAGAATGGAAAAATGCTCGCCTGACTTTGTTATATTTGGGGATAATTTTAGGGTTAATGTTTGTAGGTATAAGTTACTTAGCAAACATTTATCATATTGTTCCCGAAGAAGGACAAACTGTGGTTTCTCTGTTGGGGAGACAAATTTTAGGGACTGGTCTAGTTTACTATTTTGTGCAAATTGTCACTTTGTTGGTTTTGCTGTTAGCGGCTAATACCAGCTATGCAGATTTCCCCAGACTGTGTTACTTTTTGGCACGAGATGGATTTTTACCACGCCAGTTATCATTATTGGGCGATCGCTTGGTCTACTCTAATGGTATTGTCCTCCTCAGTGTCTGTGCTGGGATTTTAGTAATTATCTTTAAAGGACAAGTTAACGCCGTTATCCCTCTCTATGCAGTTGGTGTATTTACATCCTTTACTCTCTCCCAAGCGGGTATGGTACGCCACTGGTTTAATGAACAAACGGGTAGTTGGCGTGCAAGTGCAGTGATGAATGGTTTAGGAGCGATCGCTACATTTGTAGTCCTGTTAGTGATTATTTCTACTAAGTTCCTATTAGGTGCTTGGTTAGTGGTAATAGCAATTCCTGTGGTAGTGAGTTTATTTGCTGCCATTCATCGTCATTATCAATATGTAGCCCAACGTCTCAGTATTCAGGGCATAGCCCCCCGCAGTTACATCCCTAGACCGAAACCAGAAGTTATCACTCATCCTGCTGTGGTTGTAGTCGGACAACTCAACCGAGGAACGGTAGAAGCTTTAGACTATGCTCGCACAATTGCAGATGAAATTGTCGCCGTTCACGTAGATATGGGTGCAACAGACCGAGACAAACTGCAAGAAAAATGGCGAAATCTAGAAGCAGATATTCCTTTGCACATTATCGACTCTCCTTATCGTTCTGTGATTGAACCAATCGTTAATTTTGTCAGTCAATTTGAAGAGCGTCATCCAGATGTTTTCACAACTATCATTATTCCCGCTTTTGTCACCCGCAATTGGTGGGATGGCATTCTGCACAACCAAACGACTTTATTTTTAAAGAATGCTTTACGAGCTAAGAAAAGTCGAGTTATAACTACTGTCAGATATTATTTGTAA